One window from the genome of Nicotiana sylvestris chromosome 9, ASM39365v2, whole genome shotgun sequence encodes:
- the LOC138877579 gene encoding uncharacterized protein, with amino-acid sequence MSALWPFVAWGMDVIGPIEPTASNEHRITHRNSTPYRPKANGAIEAANKNIKKILRKMVQGSRQWHEKFPFALLGYRTIVRTSEGETPYLLVYGTEAVIPAEVEMTSLRIVVEVEIDDDEWVKTRLEQLSLIDEKRLAATCHG; translated from the exons ATGTCCGCACtgtggccctttgttgcttggggcatggatgtcattggaccaattgagcccaCAGCATCAAAcgagcacag GATTACGCATCGGAATTCCACTccgtatcgccccaaggcaaatggagctattgaggcggccaacaagaacataaagaagatacttcggaaaatggtgcaaggttccaggcaatggcatgaaaagtttccATTTgctttgctgggttatcgcactattgttcGCACTTCAGAAGGtgaaactccttatttgttagtatatggtactgaagcagtgatacctgcggaagttgaaatgacatcccttcggattgttgttgaagtcgaaattgatgatgatgagtgggtcaaaacccgtttggagcaattaagtctgattgacgaGAAAAGACTGGCAGCAACGTGTCATGGCTAG